Genomic window (Sphingosinicella microcystinivorans):
CGCCGCAGGACGCGCGCTTCGCGGCAGGCGTCGCCGCCTTCGCGGAGCTGGTGCGCGGCGGCCGTTATCGCGGTGCGATGACCTACGACGACGTGATCCGGATCGCGTCCGCATCGCGCGGCAACGATGCGTTCGGCTACCGCACGGAGTTCGTCCAGCTCGTCCGCGCCGCGAAGACGGCCTCGTCGATGGCGCGCCTCGAACGATGAGGCAGGACGCGGCATCCCGGCAGCGGCGGCGGTGCAAAAGCGCCGCCGCCTTCCCGCGCGAACCGCGTTGCCGCTATAAGGCCCCGATGCCGTCCCGCCTCCCCTGCTTCCCCCGATCCGCCGCGCGTGGAGAGCCGAATGGGCGCGGATAGGGGCATTCCTCCCCCGCTCCCCGATCCGCCGCCGCCGCGGCCGGATCGCCGGGAGGCCGCGATCGCGGCGGCGCTCGATCGCTTCGATGCCGCCGGGACGGCGAGTCAGCCGGGGCAACCGCAGCGCCAAGCGCCATCTCCGCGGATGCCGCTATGGACGCTGCGGAACCGCCCCCAGCTCGGCGTCCTCGTCGCGGCGTCGCTCGTCGCCGTGATCTCCATGCCGGTGCTCTGGGTGGTGCTCGGCAATCCGCGGCCGTCCGGCCCCGTGCCCGTCGCACTCGACACCTACGAGCGGATGCCGCGCGTGAAGGCGCCCCCATCTCCGCAAGCGCCCTCGCCGCCCGCAGCGGCCGAACGGCCGGAACCCGCGGATACGGCCGCAGATACGGCGCGGCAGGAAGCACCCGCGGCAAGCGCCGAAGCGACGGCCGAAGTCGCGGATACGGCGGTTGCAGCAGCGCCGCCGCCGCCTCCCCCGCCGCCGGTCCCGCTGCGACTGCCCGAAGCCGCGCCGCCGCCTGCGGTCGTGGCCCTGCCCGCACCCGCGCCGGCGCCCGCCCCGCCGCCGGAACGCGAGGCCGCGCGCTCCGCGGAGTCCGTCGCCCTGTCGGCGTTCCGGAAGCGCGACGCCGCCGCCCCGCGCGGCGACTGGAACGCCTGCACGCTGGACGATCCGGCGCGCAGCCTGCAGCTCTGCACGGACCGGATCGACGCCGCCGCCAAGGGTGTGCGCGGCCGTGCCTCGGCGTTTCTGGCGGACGGGCTCATGAGCGGCTGGCAGGACGATCTCGACGGCGCGATCAGCGCGTTCAGCCGGGCGAT
Coding sequences:
- a CDS encoding tetratricopeptide repeat protein, whose protein sequence is MGADRGIPPPLPDPPPPRPDRREAAIAAALDRFDAAGTASQPGQPQRQAPSPRMPLWTLRNRPQLGVLVAASLVAVISMPVLWVVLGNPRPSGPVPVALDTYERMPRVKAPPSPQAPSPPAAAERPEPADTAADTARQEAPAASAEATAEVADTAVAAAPPPPPPPPVPLRLPEAAPPPAVVALPAPAPAPAPPPEREAARSAESVALSAFRKRDAAAPRGDWNACTLDDPARSLQLCTDRIDAAAKGVRGRASAFLADGLMSGWQDDLDGAISAFSRAIETDPGLAAAYLNRGLAYQRKGDLDRARADLDRAVEQTPSEARTHYARSRLLRARGETAEAGRDEERALQLAPAYKAVITPPPER